GCGCATTCTGCTAACATGCACGTGCTGGACAATAGGATCTTCTACTGGCCCGGCGCACGATTCGACCAGAGCCTGCTGATACAGTCCCTGATCATGGTGGGGATGCAGGTGGCGCTTCTCAAGATTGCGCTCGATCACCGACCGGCCCCTTCGAACAAAGGCGGAGAGGCCGGGCTGCCATTCGCTGCTGCCGACGGTCTCTTTTCGCAGCGGCCGTATAATTTCTGGCAATGGAGGTCGCCGAAGCCGTTGAGTCTCACCAGTTGAAGTGTCATTGACGGTGGTAGCAAGCGAGCAAGGAGGAGGCTAACAGTATGATTATAGATACTGGCAATTCGTTGTCTACCTCTTCGCGGGCCTGTTGGTTTGCGAAGTTGTCATGTCGAGCATTCCTCCCGTCTATGCCACGTACTCGGTCCTCGTCGGCTACATTGGCCTCTCCGTCGAAGCCACGCTCCCGATCCCGCAGATCCTCGCCAATGCGCAATCCAAGTCTTGCAAGGGCTTCCGTCTGTCCGTGCTCGCCAGCTGGATCGGAGGCGACGCCATGAAGATCTTTTGGTTCTTCACCGCCACGTCCGAGATCCCCTTGGCCTTTAAGATCTGCGGCATCTTCCAGGCTTGCTGCGACTGCTTCCTCGGCGTCCAGTACTTGATATACGGAGAAGGCGAGACCACCGTCAAGGGTCACCCTCTGCAGGATTTCTCGGCTCAGGAGATTGggacgcagcagcaggggAGTACGACGCCCACACGGCGGTCGGCGCCATTTAGCGACTACGAGAGGAATTAGACGGGAGCAGGCGTTAACTGGCACGGGAGACGATGCAGGGGCGTTTGAGATTTTTGGATACacgcattttttttttagactAACAATATCGAACCTCATGGTTATCAGTGATAGATTTGGTATAATACCTAACTAATAGTAGGCCTACCTATCATACTTTTTTATTCGAAATATATAGATCCCTGTGTTTATACGCATATACGTACATACATAACGAATTGAAAGCCATCTACATGTTTGCAtttttcaagctcttctcaTATTTCATACTGCTTGTTGCTCTTGGTATGAAAAGTCACCAGGGTTGAATCGCAAGTGCCGGGCGTTAAGCTACGATAGTGCGCTACCACCTTGTAGAAACCAGATCCAGT
This portion of the Trichoderma atroviride chromosome 6, complete sequence genome encodes:
- a CDS encoding uncharacterized protein (EggNog:ENOG41~TransMembrane:5 (o20-40i83-105o111-130i142-162o168-191i)); translated protein: MLVASLFRIFYWPGARFDQSLLIQSLIMVGMQVALLKIALDHRPAPSNKGGEAGLPFAAADGLFSQRPYNFWQWRSPKPYWQFVVYLFAGLLVCEVVMSSIPPVYATYSVLVGYIGLSVEATLPIPQILANAQSKSCKGFRLSVLASWIGGDAMKIFWFFTATSEIPLAFKICGIFQACCDCFLGVQYLIYGEGETTVKGHPLQDFSAQEIGTQQQGSTTPTRRSAPFSDYERN